The Microcoleus sp. AS-A8 genome window below encodes:
- a CDS encoding AAA-like domain-containing protein, with protein sequence MGSSSTRKKKTILFLAANPKNSTPLDLTQEVKEIDAGLQRSQKRDKFLLEQVWAVSPSDVQRAMLDHKPQIVHFSGHGMGENGLVWENVIGQAQLVKSGALAGLFKLFADKVECVVLNACYSEVQAIAIAHCIPYVIGMNQAIGDRAARLFAVGFYDALGAGESIEFAYELGCNRIALEGIAEDLIPVMQKKSDVESLPLPETPEPASPIQAPEPALAGTTRSMMAPPAQAVSLDEPEGQVSLESTLYVERPPIETRCYEAIAKPGALIRIKAPRQMGKSSLTLRILNHATEQGYRTTFLSLQSAGGQVLSSLESFLHWFCSRITRKLNLPDKLEDYWKGPMGSNDKCTDYFELYLLSEINGPLTLCLDEVDELFKHPAIASDFFGLLRSWHEESKSNPIWRNLRLVITHSKEVYIPLNINQSPFNVGVPIELPELNRVQVQDLVKRHGLEWSDLEVDRLMALMGGHPYLLRVALYRIAKGEVTLEQLFEMAPTEGWLYGEHLRRHLYNLEEDTNLLSAFKQVLAVREPTRIKTAEAFKLASMGLVRYQGNDVVPLCDLYRQYFQDRLGVA encoded by the coding sequence ATGGGCAGCAGTTCGACACGTAAGAAAAAGACAATTCTATTCCTGGCGGCAAACCCCAAGAATTCAACACCCCTTGACCTGACTCAGGAGGTGAAAGAGATTGATGCTGGATTGCAGCGATCGCAAAAGCGTGACAAGTTTCTGCTTGAGCAGGTGTGGGCGGTGTCTCCCAGCGATGTGCAACGGGCAATGTTAGACCATAAGCCGCAAATTGTCCACTTCTCTGGGCATGGAATGGGGGAGAACGGCTTAGTTTGGGAAAATGTAATCGGGCAGGCGCAACTCGTTAAGTCTGGAGCCTTAGCAGGCTTGTTTAAGTTGTTTGCTGACAAGGTAGAGTGTGTGGTACTCAATGCCTGTTACTCCGAAGTGCAAGCCATCGCGATCGCTCACTGCATTCCCTACGTGATTGGCATGAATCAGGCGATTGGAGACCGCGCTGCCAGATTATTTGCGGTTGGTTTTTACGATGCACTGGGGGCTGGAGAATCGATAGAGTTTGCCTATGAACTTGGCTGTAACCGCATTGCACTGGAAGGAATTGCAGAAGACCTGATTCCAGTCATGCAAAAGAAGAGTGATGTAGAATCGTTGCCGCTGCCGGAGACACCAGAACCCGCTAGCCCAATCCAAGCACCAGAGCCAGCCTTGGCAGGTACTACTCGATCGATGATGGCTCCCCCAGCTCAAGCCGTTTCTTTGGATGAGCCGGAAGGGCAGGTTTCCCTGGAGTCAACGCTGTATGTTGAGCGTCCACCGATCGAAACTCGCTGTTACGAAGCGATCGCTAAACCAGGGGCGTTGATTCGGATCAAAGCACCGCGTCAGATGGGAAAGTCTTCTCTGACATTGAGGATTTTGAATCACGCCACAGAGCAGGGGTATCGAACCACGTTTCTGAGCTTGCAATCGGCAGGGGGACAGGTACTCTCTAGCCTGGAGAGTTTCTTGCACTGGTTCTGTTCCCGGATTACCCGGAAGTTGAATCTGCCCGATAAGCTGGAGGACTACTGGAAGGGTCCAATGGGCAGTAATGACAAGTGTACGGACTACTTTGAGTTGTATCTGCTCTCGGAAATTAACGGTCCGCTTACCTTGTGTCTAGATGAGGTGGATGAGTTATTCAAACATCCCGCGATCGCTAGTGACTTTTTTGGGTTGCTGCGCTCTTGGCATGAGGAGTCGAAGAGCAATCCCATCTGGAGAAACCTGCGTCTGGTGATTACTCACTCCAAGGAAGTCTATATCCCTTTGAATATCAACCAATCGCCGTTTAATGTTGGAGTGCCAATCGAGTTACCTGAACTGAATCGGGTACAGGTGCAAGACTTGGTGAAGCGGCATGGATTGGAGTGGTCGGATTTAGAAGTTGATCGATTGATGGCGCTGATGGGGGGACATCCCTATCTGTTGCGGGTGGCGCTGTACCGCATTGCCAAGGGAGAAGTGACGTTGGAACAGTTGTTCGAGATGGCTCCAACAGAGGGATGGCTGTATGGAGAGCATCTCCGCCGCCACCTGTATAACTTGGAGGAAGATACCAACTTGTTGAGTGCCTTTAAGCAGGTATTGGCGGTTAGGGAGCCAACTCGAATCAAGACAGCAGAAGCGTTTAAGCTTGCCAGCATGGGATTGGTTCGTTACCAGGGAAATGATGTCGTACCGTTGTGCGATCTGTATCGCCAGTACTTTCAAGATCGGCTAGGGGTCGCCTGA
- a CDS encoding M48 family metallopeptidase, with the protein MRSLLHRQYLPTSTALPATHQSTAVVVGCDRLRPILNTQIAAFVNRVGASPRSVQVRELGYRWGSCGQKGDLYFHWRVAMLPRTMIEYVVVHELVHLIEPHHTTAFWDRVERILSDWCDAYGGLRQRKQWLAQNGASMTFRDG; encoded by the coding sequence ATGCGATCGCTCCTACACCGTCAATACCTCCCAACTTCGACCGCATTGCCTGCCACGCATCAATCTACTGCTGTAGTTGTTGGATGCGATCGCCTGCGCCCGATTTTAAATACACAGATTGCTGCTTTTGTCAATCGTGTTGGAGCTTCTCCTCGTTCGGTTCAGGTACGCGAGTTAGGCTACCGTTGGGGTTCATGCGGACAAAAAGGAGATTTATATTTCCACTGGCGAGTGGCGATGCTGCCGCGAACCATGATTGAGTATGTGGTTGTTCACGAGCTGGTGCATCTGATTGAACCGCATCATACTACTGCGTTCTGGGATAGGGTGGAGCGGATTTTGAGTGATTGGTGCGATGCTTACGGCGGGCTTCGCCAACGTAAGCAGTGGCTAGCCCAGAATGGGGCAAGTATGACCTTTAGGGATGGATGA
- a CDS encoding alpha/beta hydrolase, with translation MKLGKFFLGYGIASTLAISSLFLSNPVQVQAQSTDAFIVFVNGSGDCCAEYMNQALDRLRRGVRGEIWTTSYANFRDGSSTVKAPVVNLSVNADALFIKEATEKINNLPSSRPVVLIGHSYGGDSILKVLPFITRRVQLVVVIDPVGTGGFRRVATERVVLPNVDYFMNRWQENGLTGQNVVPFDSRISGQIRCLATRECDQSAQNLVRNADGSENRVECGWEEITCPGFQAPIPGIRRGRRGTKAKRIEHNSMPQDAYIQHTVVEKIKVALRPFGVLK, from the coding sequence ATGAAATTAGGTAAGTTTTTTTTGGGCTACGGTATTGCCAGTACTCTAGCAATTAGTAGCTTATTTCTTTCAAATCCAGTCCAAGTACAGGCACAGTCTACTGATGCTTTTATAGTATTTGTAAATGGTAGCGGTGATTGTTGCGCGGAGTACATGAACCAAGCCCTAGATAGATTGCGAAGAGGAGTAAGAGGGGAGATTTGGACTACATCCTACGCAAATTTTAGAGATGGAAGCAGCACAGTAAAAGCTCCTGTAGTAAATTTATCAGTGAATGCTGATGCTCTTTTTATCAAAGAGGCTACTGAGAAGATTAATAACCTGCCTTCAAGTAGACCTGTTGTTTTGATTGGACATAGTTACGGCGGTGATTCAATACTAAAGGTTCTACCTTTTATTACTCGTCGTGTACAACTTGTTGTGGTTATCGATCCTGTTGGAACAGGAGGCTTCCGCAGAGTTGCAACTGAACGTGTAGTCCTACCAAACGTGGATTACTTTATGAATAGATGGCAGGAAAATGGGCTAACAGGTCAAAATGTGGTTCCTTTTGACAGCAGGATTAGTGGTCAGATTCGCTGTCTCGCTACTAGGGAATGCGACCAGAGCGCACAAAACCTCGTTAGAAATGCGGATGGTTCTGAAAACAGAGTTGAATGTGGATGGGAGGAAATCACTTGTCCTGGCTTTCAAGCACCAATACCAGGAATCCGTAGAGGGCGTAGAGGTACAAAAGCCAAGAGAATAGAACACAACTCCATGCCTCAAGATGCCTATATTCAACATACAGTTGTAGAAAAAATCAAAGTAGCGTTGAGGCCATTTGGTGTTCTTAAATAG
- a CDS encoding TniQ family protein, whose protein sequence is MDELETQLWLNRVEPYEGESISHFLGRFRRAKGNKFSAPSGLGKVAGLGAVLVRWEKFYFNPFPSRQELEALADVVMVDADRLAQMLQPKGVTMNPRPIKLCGACYGESPCHRIEWQFKDAYKCDRHQLRLLLKCTNCKRPFPIPALWVQGECPRCSLPFATMARRQQRVE, encoded by the coding sequence ATGGATGAGCTGGAAACACAACTTTGGCTTAATCGAGTTGAACCCTACGAAGGAGAAAGCATCAGTCACTTTCTCGGTCGTTTTCGACGGGCGAAGGGTAATAAATTTTCGGCTCCCTCCGGGTTGGGTAAGGTAGCAGGACTTGGGGCAGTCTTGGTACGGTGGGAAAAGTTCTATTTCAATCCGTTTCCTTCTCGGCAGGAGTTGGAGGCATTGGCAGATGTGGTGATGGTTGATGCTGACAGGTTGGCTCAAATGCTCCAGCCAAAGGGGGTAACGATGAACCCAAGACCGATAAAGTTATGTGGTGCTTGCTATGGGGAGTCACCTTGTCATCGGATTGAGTGGCAATTCAAGGATGCCTATAAGTGCGATCGCCACCAGTTGCGCCTATTACTAAAATGCACTAACTGTAAGAGACCGTTCCCGATTCCTGCATTATGGGTGCAAGGGGAATGTCCACGTTGTTCTCTGCCGTTTGCTACGATGGCTAGGCGTCAGCAGCGCGTTGAGTGA
- a CDS encoding TniB family NTP-binding protein — MTTAKSSVQEFDDFQALSPEIQAEIERLSRPPYLELDHVKRCHTWMYELLVSRMTGLLLGESRSGKTVTCKTFTNRCNQQAKTKGKRVMPVVYIQVPKNCGSRDLFIKILKALGHRATSGTITDLRERTLDTLELFQAQMLIIDEANHLKLETFSDVRHIYDDDNLGLSVLLVGTTNRLTRVVERDEQVENRFLERYELDRLDDKEFQQIARIWVRDVLGMSEASNLVKGETLKLLKKTTKRLIGRLDMILRKAAIRSLLKGYKTLDAEVLKQVARTVK, encoded by the coding sequence ATGACAACTGCAAAATCAAGCGTTCAGGAATTTGACGATTTTCAAGCTCTGAGTCCCGAAATCCAGGCGGAAATTGAGCGGTTGAGTCGTCCGCCTTATTTGGAACTCGACCATGTCAAACGATGCCATACATGGATGTACGAACTTCTTGTATCGCGGATGACGGGGCTATTGCTTGGAGAATCGCGCAGTGGCAAGACCGTTACCTGTAAAACATTCACTAACCGTTGCAATCAACAGGCAAAAACTAAGGGCAAGCGGGTTATGCCTGTAGTTTATATTCAAGTCCCCAAGAACTGCGGTTCAAGAGATTTATTCATCAAAATTCTCAAAGCACTAGGACATCGAGCCACCAGTGGAACTATCACAGACTTACGCGAACGGACGCTCGACACGCTTGAGTTGTTTCAGGCTCAGATGTTGATTATTGATGAGGCAAATCATTTGAAGCTGGAAACTTTTTCTGACGTGCGGCACATCTACGACGACGATAATCTGGGACTCTCTGTTCTTCTCGTCGGTACTACCAATCGACTGACCAGAGTTGTTGAGCGAGACGAGCAGGTTGAAAATCGTTTTCTGGAACGCTATGAGCTGGATAGGTTAGACGATAAGGAGTTTCAACAAATCGCACGAATTTGGGTGCGAGATGTTCTGGGAATGTCAGAAGCCTCAAATCTGGTCAAAGGCGAAACGCTCAAGCTTTTGAAGAAAACAACCAAAAGACTGATTGGTCGCTTAGACATGATTCTACGCAAGGCAGCGATTCGCTCACTGCTCAAAGGATACAAAACTTTAGACGCAGAAGTGTTGAAACAAGTAGCGAGAACGGTGAAGTAA
- a CDS encoding Mu transposase C-terminal domain-containing protein, with amino-acid sequence MSQDSQPFFPPEDDYDPTEIQRTSENPAKSHRLPSDELITPEVRLRMEIMQSLTEPCDRKTYGIRKREAAKKLGVTLRSIERLLKKYQEQGLVGLTQTRSDKGKRRISADWQEFIVKTYKEGNQGSKRMLRNQVVLRVKGRAKQLGLKPEEYPSHQTVYRILDEYIEGKERKRNARSPGYSGSRLTHMTRDGRELEVEGSNDVWQCDHTRLDIRIVDEYGVLDRPWLTVIIDSYSRCLIGFFLGFFAPSSQIDTLALHHAILPKSYGSEYGLGDTEFGTYGIPNYFYTDGGKDFQSIHITEQVAVQLSFSCALRRRPSDGGIVERFFRTLNDQVLRNLPGYTGSNVQERPEDVDKDACLHLLELKIILVRYIVKEYNAHTDARSENQSRFERWEAGLMIEPLFYDELDLAIALMKAERRRVGKYGTIQFESLTYRAEHLRGHEGKVVALRYDPDDITTLFVYQVHEDGTEQFLDYAHAQGLEVERLSLREHQAIKKRLREASEEINSETIQAMLEREEWTEKTIKRNRQQRRKAAHELVNPVQSVAEKFGIVEPQEADSEAEEELEAELPRYQVQYMDELFEDY; translated from the coding sequence ATGTCTCAGGATTCACAACCGTTTTTTCCTCCAGAAGATGATTATGATCCAACTGAAATTCAACGAACTAGCGAAAACCCCGCCAAATCTCACAGGCTCCCTAGTGATGAACTAATCACTCCGGAGGTTAGGCTCCGGATGGAGATAATGCAAAGTCTGACCGAGCCATGCGATCGCAAAACTTACGGCATCAGGAAGAGAGAAGCTGCCAAAAAACTGGGAGTGACGCTTCGTAGCATAGAGCGGTTACTCAAAAAATATCAGGAACAAGGGCTGGTAGGACTCACTCAAACCCGCTCGGACAAGGGAAAGCGCCGCATTAGTGCTGACTGGCAAGAGTTCATCGTTAAAACTTACAAGGAGGGTAATCAGGGTAGCAAACGGATGCTCCGGAATCAGGTAGTCCTCAGGGTGAAAGGGAGAGCTAAGCAGCTTGGTCTAAAGCCTGAAGAGTATCCTAGCCATCAGACTGTTTATCGAATTCTGGATGAATACATTGAGGGGAAAGAGCGAAAACGGAATGCACGAAGTCCTGGCTACTCAGGGTCACGGTTAACACACATGACCCGCGATGGGCGAGAACTGGAGGTGGAAGGGAGTAATGATGTTTGGCAGTGCGATCATACTCGTCTCGATATCAGGATAGTGGATGAGTACGGGGTTTTAGACCGCCCGTGGTTAACAGTGATTATCGACTCCTACTCTCGCTGCCTGATCGGTTTTTTCTTGGGATTTTTCGCTCCTAGTTCGCAAATCGATACCCTAGCCTTACATCATGCCATTTTGCCGAAGTCTTACGGTTCCGAATACGGGCTTGGCGACACAGAATTTGGAACATACGGAATACCTAATTACTTTTACACTGACGGTGGTAAAGATTTCCAATCCATTCACATTACAGAGCAAGTAGCAGTTCAGTTAAGTTTTAGTTGTGCCTTAAGAAGAAGACCATCTGACGGCGGCATCGTCGAGCGCTTCTTCAGAACGCTCAATGACCAAGTGTTACGCAATCTACCAGGATATACCGGGTCAAATGTACAAGAGCGTCCAGAAGATGTAGACAAAGATGCTTGTCTACATCTTCTGGAGTTAAAGATTATCCTCGTGCGCTACATCGTCAAAGAGTACAACGCGCATACTGATGCTCGGTCTGAAAACCAAAGTCGGTTTGAGCGTTGGGAAGCTGGGTTGATGATTGAGCCTCTCTTTTACGATGAACTGGATTTAGCGATCGCGTTAATGAAGGCAGAGCGGCGTAGAGTTGGAAAATACGGGACTATTCAATTTGAAAGCCTCACATACCGCGCCGAACACCTGAGAGGTCACGAAGGAAAAGTTGTTGCTCTACGCTACGACCCGGATGATATTACAACCCTCTTCGTCTACCAAGTTCATGAGGACGGCACGGAGCAGTTTCTCGATTATGCCCACGCTCAAGGCTTAGAGGTTGAAAGGCTTTCTCTGAGAGAACATCAGGCAATCAAAAAGAGGCTGCGGGAGGCGAGTGAGGAAATTAATAGTGAAACCATTCAAGCCATGCTTGAGCGGGAGGAATGGACAGAGAAAACTATCAAGCGGAACCGCCAACAGCGCCGAAAAGCGGCTCACGAGCTAGTCAACCCCGTACAGTCCGTTGCTGAGAAATTCGGGATTGTTGAACCCCAAGAAGCTGATTCGGAAGCTGAGGAAGAATTGGAGGCAGAACTACCGAGATATCAAGTCCAGTACATGGACGAACTATTTGAGGACTATTAG
- the cysC gene encoding adenylyl-sulfate kinase has product MTETVAERQNDLIKYQQPGVTVWFTGLSGAGKTTISRAVGNRLKSYGQKLEILDGDVVRLNLCKGLGFSKEDRDENIRRVGFVAGLLTRNQVTVLVSAISPYREIRQEVRERIGNFVEVYVNAPLQVCEQRDVKGLYKKARAGEIKNFTGIDDPYEPPFNPDVECRTDLETVEESVSKVLAKLRELGYAGLT; this is encoded by the coding sequence ATGACTGAAACAGTTGCCGAACGTCAAAATGATTTGATCAAGTATCAGCAGCCTGGTGTAACAGTATGGTTTACTGGCTTAAGTGGTGCAGGCAAGACAACCATTAGTCGCGCTGTGGGAAATCGACTAAAGTCTTATGGGCAAAAGCTGGAAATCTTAGATGGCGATGTTGTGCGTCTGAACTTATGCAAAGGTTTAGGATTTAGCAAAGAAGACCGGGACGAAAACATTCGCCGTGTTGGTTTTGTAGCAGGTCTATTGACTCGCAACCAAGTTACAGTATTAGTCTCAGCCATATCCCCCTATCGGGAAATTCGGCAAGAAGTTCGCGAACGAATTGGCAACTTTGTGGAAGTATATGTTAATGCACCGCTTCAGGTTTGCGAACAACGGGATGTGAAAGGGCTGTATAAAAAGGCTCGTGCGGGCGAAATTAAAAACTTTACCGGGATTGATGACCCCTATGAACCCCCCTTCAATCCGGACGTGGAATGTAGGACTGATTTGGAAACTGTAGAAGAGAGCGTATCCAAGGTTTTAGCTAAGCTACGAGAATTAGGTTATGCGGGTTTAACCTGA
- a CDS encoding YbhN family protein — MKKIWSWLKPYLRWVILGGTLFFLAKAFKEHWQEVAAIRIDAAGWIMLVAAFLMTLAAHTWAGLVWSWILRSFKQPMQYRWVLQVYLKTNLAKYLPGNVWHYYGRIWAVTDAGGSLSAATISVLLEPLLMAAAALVIALTGSLFGWLDMQGDTRIWGLQILGLTGILLAVHPKVLNPVLELLRRLKGKATDSEGFKLEHYPFIPLLGELGFVGLRGTGFLVIFFALATVNSNQIPLLMSAFSLAWVLGLVIPTPGGLGVFETTVLGLLNPYFPTGIILSVVALFRLVSILAEVVGAGAGVLCDRVSRIRHTL; from the coding sequence ATGAAAAAAATCTGGTCATGGCTCAAACCCTACCTCCGCTGGGTGATTCTGGGTGGAACCCTATTTTTTTTGGCAAAGGCATTCAAGGAACACTGGCAAGAAGTTGCAGCGATTCGGATTGATGCTGCCGGATGGATAATGCTGGTTGCGGCTTTTTTGATGACTTTAGCAGCTCATACTTGGGCTGGCTTAGTATGGAGCTGGATTCTGCGCTCATTCAAGCAGCCGATGCAGTACCGCTGGGTTCTTCAGGTTTACCTGAAAACGAACCTGGCTAAGTATTTACCTGGCAATGTGTGGCACTACTATGGTCGGATTTGGGCGGTTACCGATGCGGGGGGTTCCTTGAGTGCCGCGACCATCAGTGTGTTACTTGAACCTCTATTGATGGCTGCCGCTGCCTTAGTGATTGCTTTAACAGGCAGTCTATTCGGGTGGTTGGACATGCAAGGGGATACTCGAATTTGGGGATTACAGATTCTCGGTTTGACTGGAATTTTACTAGCCGTTCATCCTAAAGTCTTAAACCCTGTGCTTGAGTTATTGAGGCGTTTAAAGGGAAAAGCGACCGATAGTGAAGGGTTTAAACTGGAACACTATCCCTTCATTCCGTTGTTAGGAGAACTGGGTTTTGTGGGGCTACGGGGGACGGGGTTTTTGGTCATTTTTTTCGCCCTGGCTACCGTGAATTCAAACCAGATTCCACTCTTAATGAGTGCTTTTAGTTTGGCATGGGTGTTGGGTTTGGTGATTCCTACCCCAGGCGGTTTAGGAGTATTTGAGACAACGGTACTGGGACTACTGAATCCCTATTTTCCCACAGGAATAATTCTCAGTGTTGTTGCCTTATTTCGTTTAGTTAGTATTTTAGCGGAAGTTGTGGGTGCCGGTGCGGGGGTTTTGTGCGATCGCGTATCGCGTATAAGGCATACTCTATAA